From the genome of Spinacia oleracea cultivar Varoflay chromosome 2, BTI_SOV_V1, whole genome shotgun sequence, one region includes:
- the LOC110785208 gene encoding (R)-mandelonitrile lyase-like, with the protein MSKLVIPRLFNDEFFSRLLVILILLTFFGCCTAQPQEAPAYLQFTANATEFPAEDYYDYIIVGGGTAGCPLAATLSQNYKVLLLERGGVPYGNSNLMTQEGFLSTILEIDTFNSPAQAFTSEEGVPNTRGRVLGGSSVINAGFYSRADLEFYAKSGLSWDLRMVNQSYEWVENAIVFRPDLRSWQSSVRDGLLEAGVSPYNDFSLEHVLGTKIGGSTFDSSGRRHSAADLLSYGTASNIKVAVHANVERIIVATSSASDNSKLSAIGVVYRDTMGHYHHAMVRGDGEVILSAGAIGSPQLLLLSGIGSRPYLSSWGIPVSHHSPYVGQFLYDNPRNGISIVPPMPLEHSLIQVVGITDSGAYLEAASNVIPFGALSHSVFSRSPTSPLYLTVATIMEKISGPVSSGSLRLASTDVRLNPSIRFNYFSDPKDLDLCIVGMRKIGDILRSRSMEDFKFTWAGGRDFRFLGPALPTDQSDDALMGEFCRRTVSTIWHYHGGCVVGKVVDTDLRVTGVNALRVIDGSILTVSPGTNPQATLLMLGRYMGLKMLQERTR; encoded by the exons atgTCGAAATTGGTGATACCCAGATTGTTTAATGACGAATTCTTCAGTAGATTGCTCGTAATTTTGATCTTGCTCACATTCTTTGGGTGTTGCACAGCTCAACCACAAGAGG CTCCTGCCTATCTTCAATTTACTGCAAATGCTACTGAATTCCCTGCGGAAGACTACTATGATTATATAATTGTCGGAGGTGGAACTGCTGGATGTCCATTGGCAGCTACCTTGTCACAGAATTACAAGGTATTGTTGCTGGAACGAGGAGGAGTACCATATGGGAATTCAAACTTGATGACCCAAGAAGGTTTCTTGTCCACCATTCTGGAGATTGATACATTTAATTCTCCTGCACAAGCATTTACTTCAGAGGAGGGTGTGCCTAATACTCGTGGACGGGTTCTGGGTGGAAGCAGCGTTATAAATGCTGGGTTTTACAGCAGAGCTGATCTAGAGTTTTATGCCAAGTCTGGCCTTAGTTGGGATTTAAGAATGGTCAATCAGTCCTATGAGTGGGTGGAGAATGCAATTGTGTTCCGACCTGATCTAAGAAGTTGGCAATCTTCTGTTAGAGATGGCCTGTTGGAAGCTGGTGTGAGTCCATATAATGATTTCAGTTTGGAGCATGTTTTAGGAACAAAAATTGGTGGATCCACATTTGATAGCTCTGGTAGGAGGCATAGTGCTGCAGATCTTTTGAGCTATGGAACAGCTTCAAATATAAAGGTAGCTGTTCATGCAAATGTAGAGAGGATTATAGTTGCCACATCTTCTGCATCTGACAACTCGAAATTATCAGCAATCGGAGTGGTGTATCGTGATACAATGGGGCATTACCATCATGCAATGGTGCGTGGTGATGGGGAGGTCATTCTTTCAGCTGGTGCTATAGGAAGTCCTCAACTTCTTTTACTTAGTGGAATCGGTTCAAGGCCATATCTTTCATCATGGGGTATTCCAGTTTCCCATCACTCGCCTTATGTGGGCCAGTTTCTTTACGACAACCCAAGAAATGGAATCTCGATTGTACCGCCAATGCCTCTGGAACATTCACTTATTCAAGTTGTGGGCATCACTGATTCAGGAGCTTACCTGGAGGCTGCATCAAATGTAATCCCCTTTGGTGCCCTTTCCCATTCTGTTTTTTCCAGGTCACCAACTTCTCCTCTTTACCTGACAGTGGCCACAATTATGGAGAAAATCTCTGGTCCAGTTTCATCAGGTTCACTTAGACTGGCTTCTACAGATGTTAGGCTCAATCCAAGCATCAGGTTCAACTATTTTAGTGACCCAAAAGATCTGGATTTGTGTATTGTTGGGATGCGTAAAATAGGGGATATTCTAAGAAGCCGGTCCATGGAAGATTTTAAGTTTACATGGGCTGGAGGTAGAGACTTCAGATTTTTAGGACCTGCATTGCCCACTGACCAATCAGATGATGCACTAATGGGTGAATTTTGTCGGCGGACAGTGAGCACTATATGGCATTATCATGGTGGTTGTGTAGTAGGGAAAGTCGTGGATACTGATCTCCGGGTGACTGGTGTCAATGCTCTGAGAGTCATTGATGGTTCAATATTGACAGTATCTCCAGGAACCAATCCTCAGGCAACACTTCTAATGCTTGGAAG ATATATGGGACTGAAGATGCTCCAAGAACGAACAAGATAA